In Rhodococcus pseudokoreensis, the DNA window TCCGCCAACGACTGTGCGATGGGTTCACCAGCGTCGAGTCCGTCGTGCATGTACAAGGTGACGAGCACTGTGCCCTCGATCGACGAGGAGGAGAGGCGGACGAGGCGTTGGTTGCTGAGCACGCTTCGGGACGTGCGAACCATTGCTGTGCGTCCGTCGGCGAACGCCTGCAGTGCGGCAGCGCCGGCTGTGACCGCCTGACCGGTGACGAACTTTCCGTCTGCCTCGAACAATTCCGCGAAACCGGCCGGCTCCGCATGGTCGAGTTTCCAGGTGAATTCGACGACGAGGTCGTGAATCGCCGATCGCGTGGGGGTGTCGATGTCTCCTCGGATTGCGTGCACCAGTCGCTCCTGTGGTCGAAGTTGTCGTATCGCCCGTAAGCCTTCTCCGACAACACCGATCGGCGCATCACAGGTTCTCGTCAACTCCGGCCCTGAGGCGCAACCCGTGGGCGCCGAACGCAATCGAGTCGTGGCGGGTGTCAGTCGTCCATCAGTCCGGATCTGATGGCATACGCGGTGGCGTCCGCTCGCCCGGAGGCCCCGATCTTGCGGTACAGGTTGCTGATGTGCCTGCCGACGGTCTCGATGCTGATGACGAGTTCGGTGGCAATCGCCCGGCTGGTCGAGCCGGCCGCGATCAATCGGAGCACCTGCACCTCACGGGCAGTCAGACCGTCGGGATAGCGATCCTGCCGACTGCGCCGGGCGCTGCGGGCCGCCACGAGTTGGGGTGCGTAGGCCAGGACGTCACCGACCGTCATCCGGAAACCCTCCGCATGCAGCACTGACAGAGTCGACGGCGGTCCGGAAAGGATTCCGGTCACATCTATTGCTCTGGCCGGGAATTCGATCCAGCCGTGCAGATTCAACGTCGAGCGGACAGACATGGCCAGACCGACCAGCCGGGCGGCGTAGTCCTTGTCGCCGAGATCGTGGAGGCACACGGCAAGACCCTCCAGACACCAGATGAAACGCGGTCTCGCACCGATCGCGGCCGCCAGAGCGAGGCTTTCGAGGTAATGTGTGGCAGCCGCGACGACGGTGCCACGGCTCAGTTCGATCTCGGCGATGAGGTTGAGAAAGACCGAACTGTTCCAGGCATCACCGGCGTCCTGAGCCAGACGTAGTCCCTCTGCGAGCAGCGCTGTCGCCTGAGTGTCGTGGCCGTCCTCGTGGAGAATGCGGCCGAGTTGTTGCAGGGGCACATTGGTGTACGAGCTGTCCCCGACGCCGCGAAACCCCTCGACGGCACGGTCCAGGGTGCTGCGGGCGAGCTCGCGGTGGTGGCCGGTCGCGGCGGCGGAGGCACCGAAGAGGCTGCGGGCGCGGGCTGCCCACCACCGGTCGTCCGCGTCGTCGAGGCTGGCGATGGCCTCCTCGAACAGTGGGCGGGCGACGTCGAATCCGTGCACCTCGAATCGGGCGGCGGCGAGGTCGACGAGAGTGCGGGCTCGCGCGGCCGGTTCATCCAATTCCTGCCAGAGACGTGCGCATTCTTCGAGGTCGGCGAGGGCGTGCGCATATGACGAGGCGGCACCGGTGAGAACTGCCCGGGCTTCGCGGGCCCGCACCGCCGGCACGGACCGCCTGCCGTCCGTGAGCCGCAGACTGTCGGTGAGCCAGTGCAAGCCCTCCTGCAGGAGACCTCGGGCGAGCCAATAGCTGCGCATCCCTGCGGCCATGTCGACGGCGCGCCCGTCGCCGAACTCGAGGTAGTACCGCAGTGACGACCTGATGTCGCCGAGGTCACCGTCGGTGCGTGTGAGCCAGTCGTCGGCGGCAGGCCCGACGAGATCGGCGCCGTCGAGCACTCTGTGCAGAAAGTACCGTGCGTGGGCAGTTCTGGCGGTCTCGGGCTGTGGTTCGGACCGCAGTAGTTGCCTGCCGTAGTCGCGGGTGGTCTGTGCCATCGTGAAGGCGGGTCTGCGACTGTCCGGCCGATCGGGTAGCGGAGCGAGCAGGCTGAGTCGAACGAATTCGTCGAGGTGATCCACCACCGCGTGCGGAGAACAGACTCCGGCAGGTCCGTGCGGTTCGCCCACCGTACCGGCGAGAATCGCGGACAGTGCTGGGGGTTCGATGGCGCCGTCGAATGCCGCCATGACCTTGAACACGGCGGCGTCGACGGGCTCGAGCAGCGACACGGTGTCCGCCACGGTGCGGGCCAAGGTGCGGTGACGGTCGGGGAGATCGGCGGGTCCGCGCATGTTCGGCGACCAACCGTCTTCGATCCGCGCCGCCAGGGCATCCAGGGTCACCGTGCTGAGTTGATGGGCGGCGATCACGAGGGCGAGGGGAAGCCCGCCGAGTTGTCGGCAAATCGAGGCGACCGTGAAGGACTGGGCCTCGAGGTCTCGTTCGAAGGCAACCCGGCGGGCGTGATCGAGGAAGAGTGTCAGTGCTGGACTGGTCGCCGCGTCGATGTTGGGGGCACCGTCCGCGTCCGGACAGGGGAGAGGGCGCAGTACATGCCGGTACTCCTGTGACAGGTCGGTCGCGGCCCGGCTCGTGGCGAGGAGCCGGACGTGCGGGTGGGCAGCCACGAGCGCGCCGAGAGCGCGTACCTCGGAGCGGACCCGTTCGAGGCTGTCCACCACGACGACGTGTGGCTTCTCCGATTCGGGCAGCGTCGTCATGGCGTTGCCGATCAGAGTCACCGCATCTGTCGCGGACTCGCATGCCGACAGATCTACCGGCGTGACGTCGCTGCCCGATGACACCAGTCCCCTCGTCACGGCAGCGACGACCGCGGTCTTTCCCACGCCCCCTGCGCCGACCACGGTCAGCATCGTGACCGCGGGGTCGCGGAGAAGAGCGAGGATCGAGGCGACGTCGTCCTCCCGGCCGACAAGCGCGTGTGTTGGCAATGTGTCCGAGTCCATCGCAGAACCCTCTCGATGTCGACGTAGCCTGGAGTCACCCCCTCGCGGAATGCGCTCCGGTCATGAGGGCCGCGAGGTCGTCCGGTTCGAGGAACGACGGGGGCGGCGGCGGTCCCCAGGCGTAGAGGCCCTGCAGTCCGTGCAGCACCTCCGGGGACCAGAGTTCGTCCTCGGGCACGGTGTCCATGTCGGAGTAGTACTCGGAGAAGTTCCCGGCCGGGTCCTTGAGATACCAGAAGAAGTTCGCGCCCGCGTAGTGCCTGCCGAGTCCCCAGATGTGGCGTTCGGGGTTGCCGTCGAGCATGGTGTGGGCGCCGCGGCCGACCTCGTCGATGTCGTCGACCTGCCAACTGGTGTGATGCATGAAGTTCACCGGTGCGGCCATGACGAGGACGTTGTGGTGCTCGACGGAGCAGCGCAGGAACGCGGCCTTGTCGCCCATGTAGTCGCTGACCTTGAACCCGAGACCGTCGGTGAAGAACTTCATGGTGGTCTCGAGGTCGGTGGACCCGATCACCGCGTGGCCGAGTTTGCGGGGGCGTACCGGGTCGGTGCGGGTGAGGAACGGGGCCCGTCCCCAGCGATCGATCCGGCCGGGACCGTTGTACGGCGTCGGCGACACCGCGGGCTCAATCACGATCCGGGGTCGCACCGCCACGTGCACGAGCGTGCCGGTGATCGGTTCGACGGCGCTGACGGAGGTGCCGTCGTGCCGGATCGCCACACCGAGCCTGGTCAGTCGCGCGGTGATGGCGGTGATGTCGTCGGCGTCGTCGGCGGCGACGGTCAGCTCGACCAGCCGCCGGGTGGGTGCGTGCACGATTGCGAGTTGTTCGCCGCCGTTGCGGGTGGCGAACACCCCGCCCCCGCGGTGTTCGAGCCCGAAGTCGGAGTAGTAGGCGATGGTGTCGTCGACGTTGGGGACGCCGATGGTGACCTTGCCGAGTCCGTGTAGTGCCATGGCGTGGTGTCCTTACTGCGCGTCGGGTTCGGCGACGAAACGCTGGTGCAGCTCTCCGATGCCGTCGATCCAGCTGTCGAGTGTCTCGCCGGCCTGCAGGAACCGTTGCGGTTCGCGGCCGACACCGACGCCGGCGGGGGTGCCGGTGAAGATCACGTCACCGGGGTACAGGGTGATGGTGTGGGAGAGGGTGGCGACGAGCTTCGAGACGGGGAAGATCAGGTCGCGGGTGCGGCCCTTCTGCATTTGTTCGCCGTCGACGGTGCAGCCGAGTTCGAGGTCGTCGGGGTCCGCGAACTCGTCGGGGGTGACCAGCCACGGTCCTTGCGGGGAGAACCCGGCGAAGGATTTTCCGAGTCCGAATTGCGGTGCGGGACCACGCGTCTGGGTGATCCGTTCGGAGATGTCCTGTCCGGCAGTGAGTCCGGCGACGTGGGACCAGGCGTCGGATTCGTTGATCTTGGCGGCTTCGCGGCCGATGACGGCGACGAGTTCGACCTCCCAGTCGACGTTGCCGCCGGTGGGGATGATCACGTCGGTGTCGGGGCCGGTGAAGCTGGAGGCGTATTTGGTGAAGACCGGCGGCAGGTGGGTGGGGGATTCGAAGCCGGATTCGGCGGCGTGGGCGTGGTAGTTCAGGCCGACGGCGAACACCTGCCGGGGAGCCGGTGAGGGTGCGCGCAGGAGGGACCGGTCGATCGGGAAGCCGTCGTCCGCGAGAGCCGAGAGGTCCTGGCCTGCGGCCCATTCGGTGACGTCGTCCCAGGCTTCGTAGAGGGCCTGCGGGCTCGGGCCGAACCGGCCGCGGGAGGCGTGGGCGATGTCGACGGCCCGCTCGGCACCCTTCTCTCCGAGGACGAGGACGAGGGCGGCACGGTGGTCGATATTGGCGATACGCATGAAAGGGGTTCTCCTGGAGTGAGGTCAAACGGTGGTGGATGCGGGGTGGAGACTGGTGGGGGATGGGTCGAGGATCTGCAGTCGGTTGCGGTATTCGCTGAGCAGATCCGTCAGTTGGGTGTTGTCGGTGACGGCGCCGAAGATGTAGTGATCCGGCCGGACGAGCACCGCGCTGATGTTCTGTCCGCGGAACCACCGAGTCCATCGACCGGTCGCGTCGAGCAGATCCGGTGCTCCGGACTCCTCGACGGTCTTCAGCCGTACTCCGGTGCTGGCGAGGAGCCGCTGCAGTGTCGGGTCCGAGTGCGCGACATCGGTGTCGCCGAGTACCAGCAGGACCGTACCGAAGCCGGTGACCTCGTCGAGGAGGTCGCTGTGGGCGCCGATCCGCACCGGAAACTGCGGTGCGAGGGTCCCGCGCAGCGCGCCGCCGTGAGTGTCCTGCGCGGTGACGCCGTCTCCGAGGACGGGAAGGGCAGTGACCGGTAGGACCTTCGCGGGGTCGGCGCCGCCGTCGATCATGCGGACGTCGCGTTCCGTGGCCTTCTCCTCGTCGAGGACGCAGATGACCCGCCCGAGTTCGACCGACATCGTGACCGCGTGCTGCAGGTGCACGTTTCGTTCGGACGAGTACGAATCGAGCAATGTGAGGTTGGATTCTCCGCGCAGGACGCGATCGAGCTTCCACGACAGATTGGCTGCGTCGCGGATGCCCGAGCACATGCCCTGCCCGGCGAAGGGAGGCATCTGGTGCGCGGCGTCACCGGCGATCGCGAGACGGCCGGAGTTCCACCGGTCCGCCCACCGCGCGGCGAACGTGTAGACGGCGTGACGCTCGAGTTCGCTGTTCTCCGGCGTCCGGTCCCACTCTCGGAGCAATTCCCATGCCTTCTCCGGCGTGTTCAGTTCTTCTCTCGTCTCGCCGGGCAGCCGCATGAACTCCCATCGTCGACGCCCCGGTCCACCCGACACGACCGTGGTCGGCCGGGCAGGATCGCACAGCTGCCAGTTCTGTGGCGCCCACTCGCGGTCGTCGAGCGGAATGGTGTCGACGATCAGCCAGTCGAAGAAGAAGCCCTCGTCGTGCATGGTCGCACCCATGCGCTCACGGACGAAGCTGTTCGCGCCGTCGCAGCCGACGACGAAACGTGCTCGCACCTGCCGCTGCTTGACGACCGTGCTGGTGAACGTCACCACGACGTCGTCTGCGCCCTCGTCGATTCCGACCACTTCGGCGCCGCGCAACAGAGTGACGTTCGGCATCGTGGCCACTGCCTCGGCGAGCACCTTCTCGAGCTGTGGCTGGGAGAAGAAGCTCGCTGTCGGCCAGCCGTTCGGGCCGGTCCCGGACCAGTCGATCCGCACCAGCGCCTCTCCTGCCGCATTGTGCCATTCGTAGTGGTCGGGCACTGCCTCGGAGATCGACTCGATCTCCTCGGTCAGGCGCATCGATTGGAAGACACGGCCGATCTCGTCGTCGAAATGGACGGCCCTCGGGAGTGGGTACGGCTCCGGCCAGCGTTCGACGATCACCACGTCGTGGCCGCGCAGGCCGAGCATCCGTCCCAGCGCCAGTCCTACGGGCCCGGCACCGACGATCACGACATCGTGGGTGTTGTCCTGCATGTTCGTTGCTCTTCCTCGGGTGCGAGTGCAATAGGACGCCAATTGAGCCCTATTGAGCATGTTCAATAGACACAGCATGCTGTGACCCGTGCCGCATGTCAAGAGAATCGACCCAATCAATCCGTATCGAGCATGGTCAATACGGTAGAATCAGCGTTGGCCCGGCTCTCGGCGATGAAGCGGCGGTGGGCACGACGAAACGAGGACACGATGACCGATCTCGCGCAGCGGATGATGATGGACGCATCTCTGAGCCGAACCGAGCAAGCTGCGCTGGCCATCGGTCAACTCGCGGAGCAGGCGCCGCACGGTGCCCGCCTCGGCACGAAGAAAGAACTTCAGGAACAGTGCGGTGTCGCGAAGGGCACCTTCAACGAAGCTCTGCGCATTCTGCAATCGCGCGGGGTGATCACCGTCCGGTCGGGACCCGGTGGGGGACTCTTCGCCGCATCACCCACCCCCATCGCGCGTCTCGGGAACTCGATCCTCTCCCTCGATGCCGCAGAAGGAGATGTCGCCGATGCCGTACGCATCCGTGACGCTCTCGACCCACTGCTCATCGAGGACGCACTCGACCACAGTTCGGCCGTCGACATCACTCGTATGCGCACCGCGCTCGACGTCATGCGGCAGACCGCCGAGGCCGGCGACGCGACGGGATTCGTGCGAGCCAACTGGGAACTGCACTCCGCCATCGCCCGAGTGAGCCCCAACGCAATCCTGAAGTCGATCTACCTGAGCCTCCTCGATCTGATCGAATCCCACACCGTCTCCGTCGAACCGGTCGGAGACAGACCGTTGCCGGAATACATCGCCGAACGACAGC includes these proteins:
- a CDS encoding nuclear transport factor 2 family protein — its product is MHAIRGDIDTPTRSAIHDLVVEFTWKLDHAEPAGFAELFEADGKFVTGQAVTAGAAALQAFADGRTAMVRTSRSVLSNQRLVRLSSSSIEGTVLVTLYMHDGLDAGEPIAQSLAEYRDIYARGADDVWRFREGRSVPIFTRSL
- a CDS encoding LuxR C-terminal-related transcriptional regulator — its product is MDSDTLPTHALVGREDDVASILALLRDPAVTMLTVVGAGGVGKTAVVAAVTRGLVSSGSDVTPVDLSACESATDAVTLIGNAMTTLPESEKPHVVVVDSLERVRSEVRALGALVAAHPHVRLLATSRAATDLSQEYRHVLRPLPCPDADGAPNIDAATSPALTLFLDHARRVAFERDLEAQSFTVASICRQLGGLPLALVIAAHQLSTVTLDALAARIEDGWSPNMRGPADLPDRHRTLARTVADTVSLLEPVDAAVFKVMAAFDGAIEPPALSAILAGTVGEPHGPAGVCSPHAVVDHLDEFVRLSLLAPLPDRPDSRRPAFTMAQTTRDYGRQLLRSEPQPETARTAHARYFLHRVLDGADLVGPAADDWLTRTDGDLGDIRSSLRYYLEFGDGRAVDMAAGMRSYWLARGLLQEGLHWLTDSLRLTDGRRSVPAVRAREARAVLTGAASSYAHALADLEECARLWQELDEPAARARTLVDLAAARFEVHGFDVARPLFEEAIASLDDADDRWWAARARSLFGASAAATGHHRELARSTLDRAVEGFRGVGDSSYTNVPLQQLGRILHEDGHDTQATALLAEGLRLAQDAGDAWNSSVFLNLIAEIELSRGTVVAAATHYLESLALAAAIGARPRFIWCLEGLAVCLHDLGDKDYAARLVGLAMSVRSTLNLHGWIEFPARAIDVTGILSGPPSTLSVLHAEGFRMTVGDVLAYAPQLVAARSARRSRQDRYPDGLTAREVQVLRLIAAGSTSRAIATELVISIETVGRHISNLYRKIGASGRADATAYAIRSGLMDD
- a CDS encoding VOC family protein translates to MALHGLGKVTIGVPNVDDTIAYYSDFGLEHRGGGVFATRNGGEQLAIVHAPTRRLVELTVAADDADDITAITARLTRLGVAIRHDGTSVSAVEPITGTLVHVAVRPRIVIEPAVSPTPYNGPGRIDRWGRAPFLTRTDPVRPRKLGHAVIGSTDLETTMKFFTDGLGFKVSDYMGDKAAFLRCSVEHHNVLVMAAPVNFMHHTSWQVDDIDEVGRGAHTMLDGNPERHIWGLGRHYAGANFFWYLKDPAGNFSEYYSDMDTVPEDELWSPEVLHGLQGLYAWGPPPPPSFLEPDDLAALMTGAHSARG
- a CDS encoding fumarylacetoacetate hydrolase family protein; this translates as MRIANIDHRAALVLVLGEKGAERAVDIAHASRGRFGPSPQALYEAWDDVTEWAAGQDLSALADDGFPIDRSLLRAPSPAPRQVFAVGLNYHAHAAESGFESPTHLPPVFTKYASSFTGPDTDVIIPTGGNVDWEVELVAVIGREAAKINESDAWSHVAGLTAGQDISERITQTRGPAPQFGLGKSFAGFSPQGPWLVTPDEFADPDDLELGCTVDGEQMQKGRTRDLIFPVSKLVATLSHTITLYPGDVIFTGTPAGVGVGREPQRFLQAGETLDSWIDGIGELHQRFVAEPDAQ
- a CDS encoding bifunctional 3-(3-hydroxy-phenyl)propionate/3-hydroxycinnamic acid hydroxylase, whose protein sequence is MQDNTHDVVIVGAGPVGLALGRMLGLRGHDVVIVERWPEPYPLPRAVHFDDEIGRVFQSMRLTEEIESISEAVPDHYEWHNAAGEALVRIDWSGTGPNGWPTASFFSQPQLEKVLAEAVATMPNVTLLRGAEVVGIDEGADDVVVTFTSTVVKQRQVRARFVVGCDGANSFVRERMGATMHDEGFFFDWLIVDTIPLDDREWAPQNWQLCDPARPTTVVSGGPGRRRWEFMRLPGETREELNTPEKAWELLREWDRTPENSELERHAVYTFAARWADRWNSGRLAIAGDAAHQMPPFAGQGMCSGIRDAANLSWKLDRVLRGESNLTLLDSYSSERNVHLQHAVTMSVELGRVICVLDEEKATERDVRMIDGGADPAKVLPVTALPVLGDGVTAQDTHGGALRGTLAPQFPVRIGAHSDLLDEVTGFGTVLLVLGDTDVAHSDPTLQRLLASTGVRLKTVEESGAPDLLDATGRWTRWFRGQNISAVLVRPDHYIFGAVTDNTQLTDLLSEYRNRLQILDPSPTSLHPASTTV
- a CDS encoding FadR/GntR family transcriptional regulator; its protein translation is MTDLAQRMMMDASLSRTEQAALAIGQLAEQAPHGARLGTKKELQEQCGVAKGTFNEALRILQSRGVITVRSGPGGGLFAASPTPIARLGNSILSLDAAEGDVADAVRIRDALDPLLIEDALDHSSAVDITRMRTALDVMRQTAEAGDATGFVRANWELHSAIARVSPNAILKSIYLSLLDLIESHTVSVEPVGDRPLPEYIAERQQLHVDLVDALDRRDRDAALRLIHAHNTTQHEPEAARVHTA